The following nucleotide sequence is from Streptosporangiales bacterium.
TTGGCGACACCACGCCGCTTCGGGTGGTGCTGCTTGCGGAACTTGGTCTTCCGCGGAATCAGCATCAGCTAGCCCTCCGTTCCCGGCTGCGCCGCCTGCTGCTCGCCGGAGCTGGCCGACTCGGCCGCCGGCGGGGCCTCGGCCGTCGCGGTCGTCGCCGCGGCGCCGCCGCCGCCCTGACCCCGGCCGCCGCCACCGCCGCTACCGCCGTCGCGGCGCGGGCGCCGGTTGCCGCGCTCCGGCCGGTCGCCCCGACCACGCTGCGCGGCCGCCCGCGACGCCGCTTCCGCGGCCTGCCGCTCCGACCTGCTCTGCAGGATCTCGCCCTTGTAAATCCACACCTTCACGCCGATCCGGCCGAAGGTCGTGCGCGCCTCGAAGAAGCCGTAGTCGACGTCCGAGCGCAGCGTGTGCAGCGGCACCCGGCCCTCGCGGTAGAACTCCGAGCGCGACATCTCCGCGCCACCGAGACGGCCGGAGCACTGCACCTTGATGCCCTTGGCACCGGCTTTGGTCGCGGTCTGCATCGCCTTGCGCATCGCACGCCGGAACGCGACCCTGCTCGCCAGCTGCTCGGCCACGCCCTGCGCGACGAGCTGGGCGTCGACCTCGGAGTTCTTGACCTCGAGGATGTTCAGCTGCACCTGCTTGCCGGTGAGCTTCTCCAGGTCACCCCTGATCCGGTCGGCCTCGGCGCCGCGGCGGCCGATGACGATGCCCGGGCGTGCGGTGTGGATGTCCACCCGTACCCGCTCCCTGGTGCGCTCGATCTCCACCTTGGAGATACCGGCGCGCTCCAGGCCACGGGTCATCATCCGCCGGATCTTGACGTCTTCCGCGACGTAGTCCTTGTACAGCTTGTCCGCGTACCACCGGCTCTTGAAGTCGGTGGTGACGCCCAGCCGGAAGCCGTGCGGGTTGATCTTCTGTCCCACTAGGACGACTCTCCTTCGGTTGCGTCGCTGTCAGCCTTCGGCTCGGACGACTCCGGTTCGTCGTCGTCCGCGTCGGCCTTCTTTGCCGCGGCCTTCTTCGCGGTCGCCTTCTTGGCCGGCTTCTCCTCGGCCTCGGCCTTCTTTGCCGCGGCCTTCTTCGCGGTCGCCTTCTTGGCCGGCTTCTCCTCGGCCTCGGCCTTCTCCTCGGCCTCAGCCTTCTTCGCGGTCGTCTTCTTGGCCTTCTTCTCGGCGGCCTTGGCAGCCTTGTCTTCCTCGATGGCCTCGAGCGCTTCTTCGGTGTCGTCGCGCTCCGGCTGCGCCTCCGGCGCGGGCTGCTTCGCCTCGGCCTTCTTGGCCCTGCGGGCCCGGCGCCTGCTGACCGCCTCTTCGTCGCTCTCGTCGACGCGCTCCTCGACGACCACGGTGATGTGGCTGGTGCGCTT
It contains:
- the rplV gene encoding 50S ribosomal protein L22; translation: MGPRKVRRVIDVIRGMKTDEALTTLQFSPWRACDPVSKVLQSAVANAEHNKQLDTELLWISEVYVDEGPSLRRWRPRAQGRAYPVHKRTSHITVVVEERVDESDEEAVSRRRARRAKKAEAKQPAPEAQPERDDTEEALEAIEEDKAAKAAEKKAKKTTAKKAEAEEKAEAEEKPAKKATAKKAAAKKAEAEEKPAKKATAKKAAAKKADADDDEPESSEPKADSDATEGESS
- the rpsC gene encoding 30S ribosomal protein S3, which codes for MGQKINPHGFRLGVTTDFKSRWYADKLYKDYVAEDVKIRRMMTRGLERAGISKVEIERTRERVRVDIHTARPGIVIGRRGAEADRIRGDLEKLTGKQVQLNILEVKNSEVDAQLVAQGVAEQLASRVAFRRAMRKAMQTATKAGAKGIKVQCSGRLGGAEMSRSEFYREGRVPLHTLRSDVDYGFFEARTTFGRIGVKVWIYKGEILQSRSERQAAEAASRAAAQRGRGDRPERGNRRPRRDGGSGGGGGRGQGGGGAAATTATAEAPPAAESASSGEQQAAQPGTEG